In a single window of the Littorina saxatilis isolate snail1 linkage group LG5, US_GU_Lsax_2.0, whole genome shotgun sequence genome:
- the LOC138966003 gene encoding putative ferric-chelate reductase 1 (The sequence of the model RefSeq protein was modified relative to this genomic sequence to represent the inferred CDS: added 129 bases not found in genome assembly): MKLLLLMLLCLMPPQTRGILRKSSECSESLGCISNPESNMMLTWQPTSQHVHFTLRGYIGSGDVYVAMGLSHDERMGDDDVTDCVHYGGLVQVFSSYNTGRSNRRFVDGGLLNQSGIYESGTIQCSFTRPVRGSDVTIGPHRHSLDQPWNVLLVWGHLMPGTDQKMQHDYVSALSTKVDFQAVGSFETQKLTATLVHLHGSLMLIAWVTLTSIGVIMARHYKGLLPDTELVGKHVWFQVHRALMMLVVLLTACGIIVIFVEVGGYSEAGDKTDMFPLLHPVLGLVVTGLSVLNPILAVFRPAPTAPRRPIFNWVHRCVGTGSHIVGVLTIFFGLKLKKAAAPVSMVLVLGAFVAWHVTMEIIFFSIVYVRNKRSAEDKRRDSGRSYSVQEKQEAEGLTRRSRVTGFQELLLMLHSAVAIATVIFLLALLLPEHAAKTTDI; the protein is encoded by the exons ATGAAGCTTCTGCTACTCATGTTACTGTGTTTGATGCCACCACAGACAAGG GGCATCCTGAGAAAGAGCTCGGAATGCAGCGAGTCGCTTGGCTGTATCAGTAACCCCGAGTCCAACATGATGCTCACGTGGCAGCCTACGTCACAGCACGTGCACTTCACGCTTCGCGGATACATCGGGTCTGGGGATGTGTATGTGGCTATGGGACTCTCGCACGACGAGAGGATG GGTGATGATGACGTGACGGACTGCGTGCACTACGGAGGTCTCGTGCAGGTCTTCTCGTCCTACAACACGGGCCGCTCCAACAGGCGCTTTGTGGACGGG GGACTGCTGAATCAGTCAGGGATCTACGAAAGTGGAACCATCCAGTGCTCGTTCACTCGGCCCGTgagaggaagtgacgtcaccATAGGCCCACACAGACACTCTCTGGACCAACCGTGGAACGTGCTGCTAGTGTGGGGTCACTTGATGCCAG GAACAGACCAGAAGATGCAACATGACTACGTGTCGGCTTTGTCCACCAAGGTCGACTTCCAGGCTGTGGGCAGCTTTGAGACACAGAAACTGACCGCCACTCTGGTACACCTGCACG GGAGCCTGATGCTGATTGCATGGGTGACGCTGACGTCAATTGGCGTCATCATGGCACGTCACTACAAAGGTCTGCTGCCCGACACAGAGTTGGTCGGCAAACACGTGTGGTTCCAG GTTCACCGCGCCCTGATGATGCTGGTGGTCCTACTGACAGCGTGTGGAATCATTGTCATTTTTGTGGAGGTTGGCGGATATAGCGAG GCAGGAGACAAGACGGACATGTTTCCCTTGCTGCATCCTGTCCTGGGCCTGGTCGTCACGGGACTCAGTGTGCTCAAC CCGATCCTGGCAGTCTTCAGGCCCGCACCGACAGCCCCAAGAAGACCCATCTTTAACTGGGTTCACCGCTGTGTGGGAACTGGCTCTCACATCGTCGGAG TGCTGACGATATTTTTCGGGCTGAAACTGAAGAAAGCCGCCGCCCCCGTATCCATGGTGCTGGTGCTGGGGGCTTTTGTTGCCTGGCACGTTACCATGGAGATCATCTTCTTCTCCATCGTCTATGTCAGAAACAAAA GGTCTGCGGAAGACAAGCGCCGAGACTCGGGGCGGTCTTACAGCGTGCAGGAGAAACAGGAAGCGGAGGGCTTGACC